One Brassica napus cultivar Da-Ae chromosome C2, Da-Ae, whole genome shotgun sequence DNA window includes the following coding sequences:
- the LOC106425821 gene encoding 40S ribosomal protein S8-1-like, which produces MGISRDSIHKRRATGGKQKGWRKKRKYEMGRQPANTKLSSNKTVRRIRVRGGNVKWRALRLDTGNYSWGSEAVTRKTRVLDVVYNASNNELVRTKTLVKSAIVQVDAAPFKQWYLQHYGVEVGRKKKTAPSAAKKEGEDGEEAAPAAAAAPEEVKKSNHVQRKIESRQEGRSLDSHIEDQFASGRLLACISSRPGQCGRADGYILEGKELEFYQKKIQKKKGKGAA; this is translated from the exons ATGG GTATATCTCGTGACTCAATCCACAAGAGGCGTGCCACTGGAGGCAAGCAGAAGGGATGGAGGAAGAAGCGAAA GTATGAGATGGGAAGGCAGCCAGCCAACACTAAGTTGTCCAGCAACAAGACGGTCAGAAGAATCCGTGTCCGTGGAGGTAACGTCAAGTGGCGTGCGTTGAGGCTCGACACTGGTAACTACTCTTGGGGAAGTGAAGCTGTTACTCGCAAGACCAGAGTTCTTGATGTGGTCTACAATGCCTCCAACAACGAGTTGGTCCGTACCAAGACACTAGTGAAGAGCGCCATTGTTCAGGTGGATGCTGCTCCTTTCAAGCAGTGGTACCTCCAGCACTATGGTGTTGAGGTTGGTCGCAAGAAGAAGACTGCTCCTTCTGCTGCCAAGAAGGAAGGAGAG GATGGTGAAGAGGCTGCTccagctgctgctgctgctcctGAGGAGGTGAAGAAGAGCAACCACGTCCAGAGAAAGATTGAGAGCCGTCAAGAAGGTCGTAGCCTTGATTCCCACATCGAGGACCAGTTTGCAAGTGGTCGTTTGCTGGCATGCATCTCATCAAGGCCTGGCCAGTGCGGAAGAGCTGATGG ATACATTCTTGAAGGCAAAGAGTTGGAATTCTACCAGAAGAAGATCCAGAAGAAGAAGGGAAAGGGTGCTGCTTAG
- the LOC111210345 gene encoding sucrose-phosphate synthase 1-like → MAGNDWVNSYLEAILDVGQPLDDARPSLLLRERGRFTPSRYFVEEVITGYDETDLHKSWTKAVATRSTQERNTRLENMCWRIWNLARQKKQHEEKEAQRLAKRRLERERGRREITDDMSEEFSEGEKGDIVSDVSTHGIKSRLARINSAESMEIWANQQKGNKLYLVLISLHGLIRGENMELGRDSDTGGQVKYVVELARALGSMPGVYRVDLLTRQVSSPDVDYSYGEPTEMLTPRDSEDLSDEMGESSGAYIVRIPFGPKDKYIPKELLWPHIAEFVDGAMSHIIQMSNVLGEQVVGGGSGKPIWPSAIHGHYADAGDAAALLSGALNVPMILTGHSLGRDKLEQLLKQGRLSKEEINSTYKIMRRIEGEELSLDVSEMVITSTRQEIDEQWRLYDGFDPILERKLRARIKRNVSCYGRFMPRMVKIPPGMEFNHIVPHDGDMEDADGNEEHPTSRDPPIWAEIMRFFSNSRKPMILALARPDPKKNITTLVKAFGECRPLRELANLALIMGNRDGIDEMSSTSSSVLLSVLKLVDKYDLYGQVAYPKHHKQSDVPDIYRLAAKSKGVFINPAFIEPFGLTLIEAAAYGLPMVATKNGGPVDIHRILDNGLLVDPHDQQSLSEALLKLVADKHLWAKCRQNGLKNIHQFSWPEHCKTYLSRITSFKPRHPQWQSDDDDDDGDNSEPESPGDSFRDISLNLRFSFDGGSGNDGSMNQEVSSSMDRKSKIEAAVLNWSKGKDSSRKMGSSLERSEVSSGKFPAVRRRKFIFVIALDFDGEKDTLAATRRILEAVEKERADGSVGFILSTSLKISEITSFLESGGLSPNDFDAFVCNSGSDLYYTSLSSEDGPFVVDFYYHSHVEYRWGGEGLRKTLIRWASSVNEKRSGDDDDEQIVTLAEHLSTDYCYTFAVKKPAAVPPVRELRKVLRIQALRCHVVYSQNGTRINVIPVLASRVQALRYLFVRWGIDLANMVVFVGESGDTDYEGLLGGLHKSVVLEGVSCSASNALHTNRSYPLTDVISLESNNVVHAPLDSDVRDALKKLDLLND, encoded by the exons ATGGCTGGGAACGATTGGGTGAACAGTTACTTGGAGGCGATTCTCGACGTTGGTCAGCCTCTCGACGATGCTCGCCCTTCGCTTTTGTTAAGGGAGAGAGGCAGGTTCACTCCTAGCCGTTACTTCGTTGAGGAAGTCATTACTGGGTACGATGAGACTGATCTTCACAAGTCATGGACCAAG gCTGTTGCTACGAGGAGTACGCAAGAGAGGAACACACGGTTGGAGAACATGTGTTGGAGGATCTGGAATCTCGCTCGTCAAAAGAAGcag CATGAGGAAAAGGAAGCACAGAGGCTAGCCAAGCGCCGTCTTGAGCGCGAGAGAGGCCGCAGGGAGATAACAGATGATATGTCCGAAGAGTTTTCAGAAGGAGAGAAAGGAGACATCGTCAGTGATGTGTCAACTCACGGAATCAAAAGCAGGCTGGCGAGGATTAATTCTGCTGAGTCCATGGAGATATGGGCAAACCAACAGAAGGGAAACAAGCTGTATCTTGTTCTAATAAG TCTTCATGGTCTCATACGTGGCGAAAACATGGAGCTCGGACGTGATTCTGATACCGGTGGCCAG GTTAAATACGTTGTGGAGCTTGCACGTGCTTTAGGATCAATGCCAGGAGTCTACAGGGTCGACTTGCTTACCAGACAAGTCTCTTCACCAGATGTTGACTACAGTTACGGCGAACCAACCGAAATGCTCACTCCTAGAGACTCCGAAGACCTCTCGGACGAGATGGGCGAGAGCAGCGGCGCTTATATCGTGAGAATACCCTTCGGTCCAAAAGACAAGTACATTCCAAAAGAGCTTCTATGGCCTCACATCGCCGAGTTCGTCGATGGAGCAATGAGCCACATCATACAAATGTCAAACGTCCTCGGCGAACAAGTTGTTGGTGGTGGTAGTGGGAAGCCTATTTGGCCTTCTGCCATTCATGGACACTACGCTGATGCTGGTGACGCCGCTGCTTTGCTGTCGGGTGCGCTTAATGTGCCTATGATTCTCACTGGCCACTCGCTCGGTAGAGATAAACTGGAGCAGCTTTTGAAGCAAGGACGGCTCTCGAAAGAAGAGATAAACTCGACTTATAAGATTATGAGGCGGATAGAGGGTGAGGAGTTGTCTCTTGACGTTTCTGAGATGGTGATAACTAGCACGAGGCAGGAGATAGATGAGCAGTGGAGGTTGTATGATGGGTTTGACCCTATATTGGAGCGTAAGCTGAGAGCAAGGATCAAGAGGAATGTTAGCTGTTATGGACGGTTCATGCCTCGCATggtt AAAATTCCACCAGGGATGGAGTTTAATCATATTGTTCCACATGATGGTGACATGGAAGATGCAGATGGGAATGAGGAACATCCAACTTCTAGAGATCCACCAATATGGGCTGAG ATAATGCGTTTCTTTTCGAATTCTCGAAAGCCTATGATACTTGCCCTTGCGAGGCCCGACCCAAAGAAGAATATCACGACGTTAGTGAAGGCATTTGGAGAATGTCGCCCACTTAGAGAGCTTGCTAACCTG gcACTTATTATGGGCAACCGTGATGGGATTGATGAAATGTCGAGCACGAGTTCTTCTGTTCTCCTTTCTGTTCTGAAGCTAGTTGATAAGTATGATCTCTACGGTCAAGTCGCCTACCCTAAACATCACAAACAGTCTGATGTCCCTGACATATATCGCCTAGCTGCAAAGTCTAAG GGTGTTTTCATTAATCCAGCTTTCATCGAACCATTTGGACTTACGCTAATTGAg GCTGCAGCCTATGGATTGCCAATGGTTGCTACAAAAAATGGCGGTCCTGTAGATATACACCGG ATTTTGGACAATGGTCTCCTAGTGGATCCTCATGACCAGCAATCTCTCTCCGAAGCTCTTCTCAAGCTTGTTGCTGACAAGCACCTATGGGCAAAGTGTCGCCAAAACGGGTTGAAGAACATTCACCAATTCTCTTGGCCAGAGCATTGCAAAACTTATCTATCCCGCATAACCAGCTTCAAACCAAGACATCCACAATGGcaaagcgacgatgatgatgatgatggtgataaCTCAGAGCCTGAGTCACCCGGTGATTCCTTCAGAGATATATCCTTGAACTTGAGGTTCTCATTTGACGGTGGAAGTGGGAATGACGGTTCAATGAATCAAGAAGTGAGCTCCTCCATGGACAGGAAGAGCAAAATCGAAGCTGCTGTCTTAAACTGGTCTAAAGGCAAAGATAGTAGCCGCAAAATGGGATCATCACTGGAGAGGTCAGAGGTTAGCTCTGGAAAGTTCCCTGCGGTGCGGAGAAGGAAGTTTATCTTCGTCATTGCTCTTGACTTTGACGGTGAAAAGGACACACTAGCTGCTACGAGAAGGATCCTAGAGGCGGTTGAAAAGGAGAGAGCTGATGGATCCGTCGGGTTCATATTGTCAACATCTCTTAAAATCTCTGAGATAACATCTTTCTTGGAGTCAGGAGGGTTAAGTCCTAATGACTTCGACGCTTTCGTGTGCAACAGCGGGAGTGATCTCTACTACACGTCACTCAGCTCTGAAGATGGTCCTTTTGTGGTTGACTTTTACTACCACTCCCATGTAGAGTATCGCTGGGGTGGTGAAGGGCTGAGGAAGACTTTGATCCGTTGGGCGTCTTCGGTTAACGAGAAAAgatctggtgatgatgatgatgagcagATTGTCACTCTTGCTGAACATCTTTCGACTGACTACTGTTACACCTTTGCTGTCAAGAAGCCTGCAGCT GTACCTCCAGTGAGAGAGCTCAGGAAAGTGCTTAGGATCCAGGCGTTGCGTTGTCATGTCGTTTATAGTCAGAATGGCACCAGAATAAACGTGATACCAGTGCTGGCTTCTCGTGTACAAGCCCTAAG GTATTTGTTTGTTCGGTGGGGCATTGACTTGGCGAATATGGTTGTGTTCGTGGGAGAATCAGGTGACACTGACTACGAAGGATTGCTCGGAGGGCTTCACAAGAGCGTTGTGCTAGAAGGGGTGTCTTGCAGCGCAAGCAACGCTTTGCACACTAACAGGAGTTATCCTCTCACTGATGTGATCTCCTTGGAGAGCAACAACGTGGTTCACGCACCCTTGGATTCGGATGTTCGTGATGCCCTGAAGAAACTAGATCTTCTCAACGACTGA